A DNA window from Thermosipho japonicus contains the following coding sequences:
- a CDS encoding SIS domain-containing protein, translated as MNYTYSEIKRIPELLKRIENYSLEFKRDKKYVFVGCGSSFNLSLTASLILEKFGVKSKVLTGGKVITFNYVPDVDVGIFISRTGESTETVKAAEIFKKKGVYTIGITCEKETTLEKVCDETFVFDFLHEESIVMTGSFVAILHFLVKRYSIVEKASKILEESEKFIENLDLKKYNHFIFLGFDEEYGISKEGALKMQEMARQFVEFHEPLEYRHGPVSRISEHSLVVINSKDTENEYMLKKDLEKYTKVILLGRNGDIDIGYDNGLETPLKMIFSQILSFKRAIVEGLNPDKPEKLSKSVII; from the coding sequence ATGAACTATACATATTCTGAAATCAAACGTATTCCAGAACTTTTAAAAAGAATCGAAAACTACTCTTTAGAATTTAAAAGAGATAAAAAATATGTTTTTGTTGGTTGTGGTTCTTCATTTAACCTTTCTTTGACTGCATCTTTAATTCTTGAAAAATTTGGGGTCAAATCCAAAGTTTTAACCGGTGGAAAGGTTATTACTTTTAACTATGTTCCAGATGTTGATGTAGGTATATTTATTTCTCGTACTGGAGAATCAACTGAAACTGTAAAAGCAGCGGAGATCTTCAAGAAAAAGGGAGTTTATACAATTGGTATAACATGCGAAAAAGAAACAACTCTTGAAAAGGTTTGTGATGAAACGTTTGTGTTTGACTTCTTACACGAAGAAAGCATAGTTATGACAGGTTCTTTTGTTGCAATTTTGCATTTTTTAGTAAAAAGGTATAGTATTGTTGAAAAAGCAAGTAAAATACTAGAGGAATCTGAGAAATTTATAGAAAATCTTGACTTAAAAAAATATAATCACTTTATCTTTTTGGGATTTGATGAGGAATATGGTATTTCAAAAGAAGGTGCATTAAAGATGCAAGAAATGGCAAGGCAATTTGTAGAATTCCATGAGCCACTTGAGTATAGACATGGACCTGTTTCAAGAATTTCTGAGCATTCTCTTGTGGTTATAAATTCAAAAGATACAGAAAATGAGTATATGCTAAAGAAAGATCTCGAAAAATATACAAAAGTAATACTTCTAGGTAGAAATGGTGATATTGATATAGGATATGATAATGGACTTGAAACACCTTTAAAAATGATATTTTCTCAAATACTTTCATTTAAAAGGGCTATAGTTGAAGGTTTAAACCCTGATAAACCTGAAAAACTTTCAAAGAGTGTGATAATCTGA
- the nagA gene encoding N-acetylglucosamine-6-phosphate deacetylase yields the protein MIIDDVLIVDPIDGEYTGSIEFEDKILSIRKYDCTPKYLLMPGFADTHTHGYMGIDCMQSTKEEFKQWADLVEKEGVTYLFPTTVSADFKMLEEIVKKFSPAEHSSLFFLHLEGPFINKERAGAQNKEYITDFNGKIVDLEKVKIMTVAPEIKGSFELLKILKENKVTASIGHSNATFDIFKKAYDSGVNRITHFPNALPQLHHREIGVVGGALLYDVFVEVIPDLIHLSPDFLRFVYKLLGPDRIILVTDSISATGLKDGIYDLGGLLVKVKDGIARLENGTLAGSTLKFSDGLRKFKKVTNCSLKDLSKVSSYNALKSVGIDGGRIKEGYPAKFVLLNQDLQIIKVYN from the coding sequence ATGATAATAGATGATGTTCTTATTGTGGATCCTATTGATGGGGAGTATACAGGAAGTATTGAGTTTGAAGATAAAATATTGAGTATAAGAAAATATGATTGTACACCCAAATACCTTTTAATGCCCGGATTTGCTGATACACATACACACGGATACATGGGAATAGATTGTATGCAGAGTACAAAAGAAGAATTTAAGCAATGGGCAGATCTTGTTGAAAAAGAAGGCGTTACTTATCTTTTTCCAACAACAGTTTCTGCTGATTTTAAAATGTTAGAAGAGATTGTTAAAAAATTTTCTCCAGCTGAACATTCTTCACTATTTTTTTTGCATCTTGAAGGACCTTTTATAAATAAGGAAAGGGCTGGGGCTCAAAATAAAGAGTATATCACTGATTTTAATGGAAAAATTGTAGATCTTGAAAAAGTAAAAATTATGACAGTTGCACCGGAAATTAAAGGTTCTTTTGAACTTTTAAAAATACTAAAAGAAAATAAAGTAACAGCATCAATAGGACATTCAAATGCAACATTTGATATTTTCAAAAAAGCGTATGATTCTGGAGTAAATAGAATAACACATTTTCCAAACGCTTTGCCACAACTTCACCATAGAGAAATAGGAGTGGTTGGAGGAGCATTACTTTATGATGTGTTTGTTGAGGTTATTCCGGATTTAATACATCTTTCTCCAGATTTTTTAAGGTTTGTATATAAATTGCTTGGACCTGATAGGATAATTCTTGTAACAGATAGTATTTCTGCAACAGGTTTAAAGGATGGAATATATGATCTTGGTGGGTTATTGGTTAAAGTCAAGGATGGTATAGCAAGGCTTGAAAATGGTACGCTTGCTGGTAGTACTTTAAAATTTAGTGATGGGTTGAGAAAATTTAAAAAAGTTACTAATTGCTCATTAAAGGATTTATCAAAAGTATCTTCTTATAACGCTCTAAAGAGCGTAGGTATAGATGGCGGAAGAATAAAAGAAGGATATCCTGCAAAATTTGTGCTTTTAAATCAAGATTTGCAGATAATCAAAGTTTATAACTAA
- the cobT gene encoding nicotinate-nucleotide--dimethylbenzimidazole phosphoribosyltransferase: MDLKQKVIDRLNNLTKPVRSLGYLEDIALKMALIQNKEIPELFSDKRVYVFASDHGVVENGVSAYPKDVTYQMVFNFLNGGAAINVFSRHVGAKVYVVDAGVDYDFQDNPSLIKMKVGYGTKDFTKGPAMSRDEAEKCIEFGKKIAKDAIKEGADLLAVGDMGIGNTTTASTIAVAFGYNIDDIIDIGTPLDSEGIKRKREAILRAIEVNRPDPDDPIDVLSKVGGYCIGEMAGFILEAAHSKVPVVIDGFPTTSAFLISYYLDKDVINYVFSGHKSYVKGHKVILDSLNLRPILDLDMRLGEGTGAVLSMPIIEAAVKMIREMATFDSANVSKGIDQSLEDVK, from the coding sequence GTGGATTTAAAACAAAAGGTTATTGATAGGCTAAATAATTTAACTAAACCGGTTAGAAGTCTTGGATATCTAGAAGACATTGCACTAAAGATGGCACTTATTCAGAACAAAGAAATTCCAGAATTGTTTAGTGACAAGAGAGTATATGTATTTGCATCAGATCACGGTGTCGTTGAAAATGGAGTTTCTGCATATCCAAAGGATGTTACTTATCAAATGGTTTTCAATTTTTTAAACGGTGGAGCCGCAATAAATGTCTTTTCAAGACATGTTGGTGCAAAGGTTTATGTAGTTGATGCAGGAGTTGATTATGATTTTCAAGATAATCCTTCCTTGATAAAAATGAAGGTAGGTTATGGTACAAAAGATTTTACGAAAGGCCCTGCAATGAGCAGAGATGAAGCGGAAAAGTGCATTGAATTTGGTAAAAAAATAGCGAAAGACGCAATAAAAGAAGGAGCAGATCTTCTTGCTGTGGGGGATATGGGAATAGGAAATACTACAACTGCTTCTACGATTGCTGTTGCGTTTGGATACAACATCGACGATATTATTGATATTGGAACACCACTTGATAGTGAAGGAATTAAAAGAAAAAGAGAAGCAATATTAAGAGCGATTGAAGTTAACAGGCCTGATCCCGATGACCCAATAGATGTTCTTTCAAAGGTCGGAGGATACTGCATAGGTGAAATGGCTGGGTTTATCCTTGAAGCTGCACATTCTAAAGTTCCTGTCGTAATTGATGGTTTTCCTACCACTTCAGCATTTTTAATTTCCTACTATCTTGACAAAGATGTTATCAATTACGTATTTAGTGGACACAAATCTTATGTAAAAGGCCATAAAGTTATATTGGATTCTTTAAATCTGCGTCCTATTCTCGATCTTGATATGAGACTTGGTGAGGGAACAGGAGCAGTTCTTTCAATGCCTATTATAGAGGCAGCTGTAAAAATGATAAGAGAAATGGCCACTTTTGATTCGGCAAATGTTTCAAAAGGAATTGACCAGAGTTTGGAGGATGTAAAATGA
- a CDS encoding sirohydrochlorin chelatase yields the protein MKGILLVAHGSRVQETKEIAYRYFEDLRKKYKNCKLGFMEFNEPSIENAVKEFLKEKVEEIVVLPLFLFEGIHIKKDIPEILEKYPIKFKILKPILYDKRVSGILFERIEKGEIY from the coding sequence ATGAAAGGTATATTATTAGTCGCTCATGGTAGTAGAGTTCAAGAAACAAAAGAGATTGCATACAGATATTTTGAAGACTTACGGAAAAAGTATAAAAATTGTAAATTAGGTTTTATGGAATTTAACGAGCCAAGTATTGAAAATGCTGTAAAGGAATTTTTGAAAGAAAAGGTAGAAGAAATAGTTGTTCTTCCGCTTTTCTTATTTGAAGGAATACATATAAAAAAAGATATCCCAGAAATTTTAGAAAAATATCCAATAAAGTTCAAGATATTGAAACCTATATTATACGATAAAAGGGTTTCAGGTATTCTTTTTGAAAGGATTGAAAAAGGTGAAATATACTGA
- a CDS encoding precorrin-8X methylmutase — protein MKYTDPLEIEKKSFLIIRKNLKKEHKQGYLDIVTRVIHATADFEFEELLRFKNDPISVFKETVKNGANIVVDTKMIKAGISKKFLEKYNVKVKCYIDDVDVINQAKISNCTRSIVAMRKAIEEKNNDIFVIGNAPTALFTLCSYIENSSFFPKLVIGVPVGFVGAQESKEVLNLLDVPSITTKGRKGGSTVAVAIVNALFRLLEE, from the coding sequence GTGAAATATACTGATCCACTTGAAATAGAGAAAAAGAGTTTTTTAATTATAAGAAAAAATTTGAAAAAAGAACATAAACAAGGTTACTTGGATATTGTAACAAGAGTGATCCATGCAACTGCCGATTTTGAATTTGAAGAACTCTTAAGATTTAAAAATGATCCTATATCAGTTTTTAAAGAAACTGTGAAAAACGGTGCCAACATAGTAGTTGATACAAAGATGATTAAGGCTGGGATCAGTAAAAAATTCTTGGAAAAGTATAACGTAAAAGTAAAATGCTACATAGATGATGTGGATGTAATAAATCAAGCAAAAATTTCCAATTGTACACGCTCTATTGTTGCAATGAGAAAGGCAATTGAGGAGAAAAATAATGATATTTTTGTAATTGGAAACGCACCAACTGCATTATTTACTCTTTGCTCATATATTGAAAATTCCTCATTTTTTCCAAAACTAGTTATAGGTGTTCCTGTAGGTTTTGTTGGAGCTCAAGAATCGAAAGAAGTTTTAAATTTGCTTGATGTACCATCTATTACTACAAAAGGTAGAAAGGGCGGAAGTACAGTAGCAGTTGCAATTGTTAATGCGCTTTTTAGACTGTTGGAGGAGTAG
- the cbiD gene encoding cobalt-precorrin-5B (C(1))-methyltransferase CbiD, with the protein MKKELRYGYTTGSCATAAAKAATYMLFYDEVLKSVKIDLPIGKEIELDIFYIERKEGEVICGVRKDAGDDPDVTHNMIIYAKAEKSKEFLITGGEGIGIVTKKGLPLQVGDYAINPVPRKMIESEVKKVLPWGKNVKITIFAPEGKYIAKRTLNPKLGIIGGISILGTTGIVEPLSDEAYKKTIDLEISMASSESNEICLVFGNYGKNFTNLSSKMPLVTMGNYVGFALESACRNKIKRVYLVGQIGKMIKIAGGIFNTYSRIADARNEIFTAYLSLYGIDRGILEKVMNANTTEEILDLIEGKVGKDFFENLALRIKEKCIQYVKGCLEVEVEIFSLKKGHLAKTWSDFIK; encoded by the coding sequence ATGAAAAAGGAATTAAGGTATGGCTACACGACTGGTTCTTGCGCAACTGCAGCAGCAAAAGCAGCAACTTACATGCTCTTTTACGATGAAGTTTTAAAGAGCGTAAAAATAGATCTTCCAATTGGAAAAGAGATAGAACTTGATATTTTTTACATAGAAAGAAAAGAAGGCGAAGTTATTTGTGGGGTAAGAAAAGATGCAGGTGATGATCCAGACGTTACCCACAACATGATAATCTATGCAAAAGCAGAAAAATCGAAAGAGTTTTTAATAACCGGGGGAGAGGGGATAGGGATAGTTACAAAGAAAGGTCTTCCACTGCAAGTAGGAGATTATGCAATAAATCCTGTTCCAAGAAAGATGATAGAAAGTGAAGTAAAAAAGGTTTTACCTTGGGGAAAAAATGTAAAAATTACAATTTTTGCACCAGAAGGAAAGTACATTGCTAAAAGAACGCTTAATCCAAAACTTGGAATAATTGGAGGTATTTCAATACTTGGTACTACTGGAATAGTAGAACCATTATCAGATGAGGCGTATAAGAAAACGATAGATCTTGAAATTTCAATGGCAAGCAGCGAAAGTAATGAAATTTGTCTTGTATTTGGAAATTATGGAAAAAATTTTACAAATCTTTCTTCTAAGATGCCGCTTGTTACTATGGGAAATTATGTTGGGTTTGCTCTTGAATCTGCATGTAGAAATAAAATCAAAAGAGTATATCTTGTGGGACAGATTGGAAAAATGATAAAGATAGCGGGCGGAATTTTTAACACTTATAGCCGCATTGCTGATGCAAGAAATGAAATTTTTACTGCTTATCTTTCATTGTATGGAATTGATAGAGGCATTCTCGAAAAAGTTATGAATGCAAATACAACTGAAGAAATACTTGATTTGATAGAAGGAAAAGTTGGAAAAGATTTTTTTGAAAATCTTGCATTAAGGATCAAAGAAAAATGTATTCAATACGTAAAAGGTTGTCTTGAGGTAGAAGTTGAGATATTTTCACTAAAAAAAGGGCATCTTGCAAAGACCTGGAGTGATTTTATTAAATGA
- the cbiE gene encoding precorrin-6y C5,15-methyltransferase (decarboxylating) subunit CbiE, with amino-acid sequence MITVVGVGPGNPKLLTSYALEKIKEAKVLVGGKRLLGQFDTKAKKIPYGKNFDLKNIDKLGDSIVVLASGDPLLYGIANTLLKYFKKEEIEIIPGISCVQYMASKLKVSLDDAKVVSFHGRREKLEEILNYKKIFIFTDKVNTPQKIAKDLRKASCTDYVIFVGENLSYEDEKIYKFTLRELAEYEYEFGINLVLLLGE; translated from the coding sequence ATGATAACAGTAGTTGGAGTTGGACCTGGCAATCCAAAACTTTTAACTTCTTATGCCCTTGAAAAAATTAAAGAGGCAAAAGTATTGGTGGGCGGTAAAAGATTACTTGGACAATTTGATACAAAGGCAAAAAAAATACCGTATGGTAAGAATTTTGATTTGAAGAATATTGATAAATTGGGAGATAGTATAGTAGTTCTTGCCTCTGGTGATCCACTTTTATATGGAATAGCAAATACATTACTAAAATACTTTAAAAAAGAGGAGATTGAAATTATTCCTGGAATTAGTTGTGTTCAATACATGGCATCTAAGTTAAAAGTATCTCTTGATGATGCAAAGGTTGTGAGTTTTCATGGAAGAAGGGAAAAGTTAGAGGAAATATTAAACTACAAAAAGATATTCATTTTTACTGATAAGGTAAACACACCGCAAAAGATAGCAAAAGACTTGAGAAAAGCAAGTTGTACAGATTATGTAATTTTTGTAGGGGAAAATCTTTCGTATGAAGATGAAAAGATTTATAAATTTACTTTGAGAGAACTTGCAGAGTATGAATATGAATTTGGAATAAACCTTGTTCTTCTTTTAGGAGAGTAG
- the cbiT gene encoding precorrin-6Y C5,15-methyltransferase (decarboxylating) subunit CbiT: MYFEDEFFLHENTPITKSEIRAIVYSKLNLNKKDILWDIGAGSGAISIEASFRCKKVFAIEKNLERVKTINENIRRANAKNIDVIFGEAPQALEVLPSPTKVFIGGSEDKTLEILTAVKRRILNGGIIVATSITLETLYTIDNFYKEQKREIIQVGVIKLSSHKKRMFIARNPIFIITVWR; the protein is encoded by the coding sequence ATGTATTTTGAAGATGAATTTTTTTTACATGAAAATACACCTATTACTAAATCTGAAATAAGAGCAATTGTGTACTCAAAGCTTAATTTGAATAAAAAAGATATATTGTGGGATATAGGTGCTGGAAGTGGTGCAATTTCTATTGAAGCGTCTTTCAGGTGCAAGAAAGTTTTTGCTATTGAGAAAAACTTAGAGAGGGTAAAGACAATAAACGAAAATATAAGGAGAGCAAATGCAAAAAATATTGATGTGATTTTTGGAGAAGCCCCACAGGCTCTTGAAGTTCTACCCTCTCCAACAAAGGTATTTATAGGTGGAAGTGAAGATAAGACTCTTGAAATATTAACAGCTGTAAAAAGAAGAATTTTAAATGGTGGAATAATTGTGGCAACTTCTATAACACTTGAAACATTGTATACAATTGATAATTTTTACAAAGAGCAAAAGAGAGAAATAATACAGGTTGGAGTAATAAAATTAAGTTCACATAAAAAAAGAATGTTTATAGCAAGAAACCCGATATTTATAATTACTGTTTGGAGGTGA
- a CDS encoding SAM-dependent methyltransferase — protein MLFGVGIFPEKNITLAAVEALKSSDYIFCPRTESGSIAAELVKKYVQKDIEFIDFPMRKDIKIDLSKILKLLLENKNVSFVSIGDPLFYSTFVYVMDFVKSYGIKVKVFPTITSFSFAASKINLPIALKDEGVAVVPGTNLELIEKVTNVFDNVVVIKPSRNFLKIVDILKNKDFKIYVFENLGFDNEKIYLENIPESVGYLSIILAKRGVE, from the coding sequence ATACTATTTGGAGTTGGAATTTTTCCAGAAAAAAACATTACTTTGGCAGCAGTTGAGGCACTTAAAAGTTCTGATTATATATTTTGCCCAAGAACGGAAAGTGGTTCAATTGCCGCAGAGCTGGTTAAGAAATATGTTCAAAAAGATATAGAGTTTATTGATTTTCCAATGAGGAAAGACATAAAAATAGATCTTTCAAAAATTTTAAAGCTACTTTTAGAAAATAAGAACGTGTCATTTGTGTCGATTGGAGATCCACTTTTTTATAGCACTTTTGTCTATGTAATGGATTTTGTAAAAAGCTATGGAATAAAGGTAAAGGTATTTCCAACGATTACTTCTTTTTCATTTGCTGCATCAAAAATTAATTTGCCTATAGCATTAAAGGATGAAGGAGTTGCAGTTGTACCAGGGACCAATTTAGAGTTAATAGAAAAAGTAACCAATGTTTTTGACAATGTGGTGGTTATAAAGCCTAGTAGAAATTTTCTAAAAATAGTAGATATTTTAAAAAATAAAGATTTTAAAATATATGTTTTTGAAAATCTTGGATTTGATAATGAAAAGATCTATTTAGAAAATATTCCGGAAAGTGTTGGATATCTTTCAATAATTCTTGCAAAGCGAGGGGTAGAATAA
- the cobM gene encoding precorrin-4 C(11)-methyltransferase: MVYFIGAGPGDPELLTLKGYNALKSCQVVIYAGSLVNPEILNFADKSAKVFDSSKMTLEEILSIIKQYRDENIARLHTGDPSLFGAINEQIEFLEKEGIPYKIIPGVSSMFAGAASLKRELTIPDITQTVIITRYGKRTFVPEDLEELSKHNATMVLFLSIKYLKKIVDILKRNYPNNTPISIVYKASWKDEKIVSGTLEDIVEKAGDIESTALIYVGHFLEDIKTRSKLYDKTFSHMFRKAEYEDSSSFDD; this comes from the coding sequence ATGGTTTATTTTATTGGAGCAGGCCCAGGTGATCCAGAGCTTTTAACTTTAAAGGGATATAATGCATTAAAAAGTTGTCAGGTAGTTATTTATGCAGGATCTCTTGTAAATCCGGAGATATTAAACTTTGCAGATAAAAGTGCTAAAGTGTTTGATAGTTCGAAAATGACTTTGGAAGAAATATTATCCATTATAAAGCAGTATAGAGATGAGAATATAGCGAGGCTTCATACAGGTGATCCATCACTGTTTGGAGCAATAAATGAGCAGATAGAGTTTTTGGAAAAAGAGGGTATTCCATACAAGATCATACCTGGAGTAAGTTCAATGTTTGCAGGGGCTGCAAGTTTAAAGAGGGAACTTACAATTCCTGATATTACTCAAACTGTGATTATTACAAGATACGGTAAAAGAACATTTGTTCCAGAAGATCTAGAAGAACTTTCAAAGCATAATGCAACAATGGTGTTATTTTTGAGTATAAAATACCTGAAGAAGATTGTTGATATTTTAAAGAGGAATTATCCAAATAATACACCAATTTCAATTGTATACAAGGCAAGCTGGAAAGATGAAAAGATTGTAAGTGGGACACTTGAGGATATTGTTGAAAAAGCCGGTGATATTGAAAGTACAGCGTTGATATATGTGGGACATTTCTTGGAAGATATTAAGACAAGATCGAAGTTATATGATAAAACATTTTCGCATATGTTTAGAAAGGCTGAATATGAAGATAGCAGTTCTTTCGATGACTAA
- the cbiG gene encoding cobalt-precorrin 5A hydrolase, translated as MKIAVLSMTKNGSIIAKKLFNSIECDVYVKEDFKFNGAKILNFPLKRFVKKIFNMYDAFVFIMATGIVVRVIADCLKDKFEDPAVVVIDEKGTFVISLLSGHVGGANELAKKLSKILNALPVITTASDVNGIESIDMIAKRYGFEIERREDLSKVSAAIVNSEPVDFIVDPELDIEIESKSYNDSTAQVYITNKVVFSKKPHVILRPKNLVLGIGCKKNIEFKKLLQFVENSLVFSNLSKNSVRAIATVELKKKEKALLMLSEYLSVPLKIYSVEDIKKVESLFEGSEFVKKVVGVGAVAKPVGYLESNMGKELFYSKKDGMVLSIYQDR; from the coding sequence ATGAAGATAGCAGTTCTTTCGATGACTAAAAATGGTTCAATTATTGCAAAGAAGCTTTTTAATTCTATTGAATGCGATGTATATGTAAAGGAAGATTTTAAATTTAACGGAGCAAAAATTTTAAATTTTCCTTTGAAAAGGTTTGTAAAGAAAATTTTTAATATGTACGATGCTTTTGTATTTATCATGGCAACAGGTATCGTTGTAAGGGTTATAGCAGATTGCTTAAAAGACAAATTTGAAGATCCAGCAGTAGTCGTAATAGATGAAAAGGGGACATTTGTTATTAGTCTTCTTTCAGGGCATGTTGGTGGGGCAAATGAACTTGCAAAAAAGCTCTCAAAGATTTTAAACGCTCTACCTGTTATAACTACTGCATCAGATGTAAATGGTATTGAGTCAATTGATATGATAGCCAAAAGGTATGGTTTTGAAATAGAAAGGCGAGAAGATCTATCAAAAGTTAGTGCAGCTATAGTAAACAGTGAACCTGTTGATTTCATAGTAGATCCTGAACTTGACATAGAGATTGAAAGTAAGAGCTATAATGATTCAACAGCCCAGGTTTATATTACAAACAAAGTTGTTTTTTCTAAAAAACCACATGTAATATTAAGGCCAAAAAATCTAGTATTAGGCATAGGTTGCAAGAAGAATATAGAATTTAAAAAGCTTTTGCAATTTGTTGAAAACTCCCTTGTATTTTCAAATTTGTCAAAAAATAGCGTTAGAGCAATTGCAACTGTTGAATTAAAAAAGAAAGAAAAGGCGCTATTGATGCTTTCTGAGTACTTAAGCGTGCCGCTTAAGATTTATTCGGTAGAGGATATTAAAAAAGTTGAAAGTTTGTTTGAAGGCTCAGAGTTTGTAAAAAAAGTAGTTGGTGTAGGGGCTGTTGCAAAACCAGTTGGGTACCTTGAAAGTAATATGGGAAAAGAGTTATTTTATTCAAAAAAAGATGGAATGGTACTTTCAATTTATCAGGATAGGTGA
- the cobJ gene encoding precorrin-3B C(17)-methyltransferase → MIKLVGIGPGNLQYLTLRAKEVLKNCDVVIGYEKYVEQIAELTKSKETYKYKMGQEEERCKRAVELSKEGKDVCLVCGGDPGIYSLSSIILNLTDDVEIIPGISALNACASILGSPLSNDFVVLSFSDYNVDISEIKKRVELACKADFVMVIYNPISRVRLKKSKEIFQVIVDNKPSKTKVALVKNCYRADFSMRIIELSQIFENIDFIDMNTTMIVGNKYTYENFGKLITPRWYK, encoded by the coding sequence ATGATAAAACTTGTAGGGATTGGACCTGGGAATTTGCAATATTTAACATTGAGGGCAAAAGAGGTACTAAAAAATTGTGATGTTGTAATTGGCTACGAAAAATACGTTGAGCAAATTGCAGAATTAACAAAATCAAAAGAGACTTACAAATACAAAATGGGACAAGAAGAGGAAAGATGTAAAAGAGCAGTGGAGTTATCAAAGGAAGGAAAAGATGTCTGTCTTGTCTGTGGGGGAGATCCTGGTATTTACAGCCTTTCGAGTATAATTCTAAATTTAACAGATGATGTTGAAATTATTCCTGGTATTTCTGCCTTAAATGCCTGTGCTAGCATTTTGGGTTCACCTTTAAGCAATGATTTTGTTGTCTTGAGCTTTTCAGATTATAACGTGGATATTTCAGAGATAAAAAAAAGGGTTGAGCTTGCTTGCAAGGCAGATTTTGTGATGGTTATATATAACCCCATAAGCAGGGTTAGATTGAAAAAAAGTAAAGAGATATTTCAGGTTATTGTGGATAACAAGCCATCCAAAACAAAAGTTGCATTAGTAAAAAATTGCTACAGGGCAGATTTTAGTATGAGAATAATAGAGCTTTCTCAAATATTTGAAAACATAGATTTTATAGACATGAATACAACAATGATAGTTGGAAACAAATATACGTACGAAAATTTTGGAAAATTAATTACACCAAGGTGGTACAAATGA
- the cobK gene encoding precorrin-6A reductase, producing MILVLSGTSVGRKIADILSKEYKVLVSTKTEYGKKLIKENENLKAVYGELDRESLRSLILKNNIKVIVDATHPFATIISKMAFEVSKELNVNYIRYLEEEEKVSYENAVYVEDHNQAKEKCYDFDNIFLTIGIKNLAVYKDLIDSKNVFVRVLPTVESIKICEDLNIFPKNIIAMQGPFSKELNYILFKETKVQVVVTKESNLFEKVGAAKQLGIHLIIVKRPKEVSGKKVSSIDELLRVIKDVE from the coding sequence ATGATACTTGTTTTATCCGGGACAAGTGTTGGAAGAAAAATCGCAGATATACTGTCAAAGGAATATAAAGTGCTAGTTTCTACAAAAACAGAATATGGAAAAAAATTAATAAAAGAAAATGAAAATTTAAAGGCTGTATATGGAGAACTTGATAGAGAAAGTCTAAGGAGTTTAATTTTGAAAAACAATATCAAAGTTATTGTCGATGCAACTCATCCTTTTGCAACTATTATTAGTAAAATGGCTTTTGAGGTTTCAAAAGAACTAAATGTAAATTATATAAGGTACTTAGAGGAAGAAGAAAAAGTTTCATATGAAAATGCAGTATATGTAGAAGATCATAATCAGGCAAAAGAAAAATGCTATGATTTTGACAATATTTTCCTGACCATAGGCATTAAGAATTTAGCGGTGTATAAGGATTTGATTGATTCAAAGAATGTCTTTGTTAGGGTTCTTCCAACGGTTGAATCTATAAAGATTTGTGAAGATTTAAATATTTTTCCCAAAAATATAATAGCCATGCAGGGACCGTTTTCTAAGGAGCTTAATTATATTTTGTTTAAAGAAACAAAGGTCCAGGTAGTTGTTACAAAGGAGAGTAATCTCTTTGAAAAGGTAGGAGCTGCAAAACAACTAGGAATACATTTGATTATTGTTAAAAGACCTAAAGAAGTTAGTGGGAAAAAGGTAAGTAGTATAGATGAGCTATTGAGGGTGATAAAGGATGTTGAATGA